The Candidatus Sulfotelmatobacter sp. genome includes a region encoding these proteins:
- a CDS encoding type II asparaginase, protein MKASRIIAAAITAAVVVAASACAENAASGKKPKVIILATGGTIAGSAASQTSAGYQSGAVAVDALIAAVPQLKDIADVSGEQIASIGSQDMNDEVWLKLGKRVNQLLAKPDVAGIAITHGTDTMEETSYFLNLVVHSDKPVVLTGSMRPSTAMSADGPLNIYNAVAIAADPSARGRGVLVTVDDDIHSGHDIVKTHTTDVGTMASGEAGLVGATLFGKQTWYRSPASVHTAKSEFNIDNVNALPRVDIIYAHANMSPDIITSAVQNGAKGLVIAGVGDGNMTAPAVEAVKAAIAKGCVVVRSSRTNGGIIRRNIELNDDQLGTVASMELNPAKARVLLQLALLKTKDAKTIQGYFDRY, encoded by the coding sequence CCCAAGGTCATCATCCTCGCCACCGGCGGAACCATCGCGGGCTCCGCCGCCTCGCAGACGTCGGCGGGTTACCAGTCCGGCGCGGTTGCCGTCGACGCGCTGATCGCGGCGGTCCCGCAGCTCAAGGACATTGCTGACGTCAGCGGCGAGCAGATCGCCAGCATCGGCAGTCAGGACATGAACGACGAGGTCTGGCTCAAGCTCGGCAAGCGCGTGAATCAGTTGCTCGCGAAGCCCGACGTTGCGGGCATCGCGATTACGCACGGCACCGACACCATGGAAGAGACCTCGTATTTCCTGAACCTGGTCGTGCACAGCGACAAGCCGGTGGTCTTGACCGGCTCGATGCGGCCCTCGACCGCGATGAGCGCCGACGGACCGCTCAACATCTACAATGCGGTGGCGATCGCGGCCGATCCTAGCGCCCGCGGCCGGGGCGTGCTGGTCACGGTCGACGACGACATCCACTCGGGCCACGACATCGTGAAGACGCACACCACCGATGTCGGCACCATGGCCTCGGGCGAAGCCGGTCTGGTCGGCGCCACCCTATTCGGCAAGCAAACGTGGTATCGCTCGCCCGCTTCCGTCCACACCGCGAAAAGCGAGTTCAACATCGACAACGTGAATGCCTTGCCGCGCGTCGACATCATCTACGCCCACGCCAACATGTCGCCCGACATCATCACCTCGGCGGTGCAGAATGGCGCCAAGGGGTTGGTGATCGCCGGCGTCGGCGACGGCAACATGACCGCTCCCGCCGTCGAGGCGGTGAAGGCCGCGATCGCCAAGGGTTGCGTGGTGGTGCGCTCGTCGCGCACCAACGGCGGCATCATCCGACGCAACATCGAACTGAACGACGATCAGCTCGGGACGGTCGCCTCGATGGAGCTGAACCCGGCCAAGGCGCGCGTGCTGCTGCAGCTCGCTTTGCTCAAGACCAAGGACGCGAAGACCATTCAGGGCTATTTCGACCGGTACTAG